In Neofelis nebulosa isolate mNeoNeb1 chromosome 7, mNeoNeb1.pri, whole genome shotgun sequence, the following proteins share a genomic window:
- the FBXL22 gene encoding F-box and leucine-rich protein 22, which translates to MHLTQLNRECLLHLFSFLDKDSRKNLARTCPQLQDVFEDPTLWPLLHFHSLVELKKDNFLLSPALRSLSICWYSSRVQVCSIEDWLKSAFQRTICSRHESLVNDFLFQVCDRCPNLESVTLSGCGHVTDDCLVRLLRCCQHLRALRLENCARVTNRTLAAVATHGRALQTLHVDFCRNVSAAGLRRLSAACPRLALRAEHSATMIPDQLPRAPGTALRKLLPR; encoded by the exons ATGCATCTCACCCAGCTCAACCGGGAGTGCCTGCTGCacctcttctccttcctggaCAAGGACAGCAGGAAGAACCTTGCCAGGACCTGCCCCCAGCTCCAGGACGTGTTTGAGGACCCCACACTCTGGCCCCTGCTGCACTTTCACTCCCTCGTAGAACTCAAGAAGGACAACTTCCTGCTGAGCCCAGCCCTCAGGAGCCTCTCCATCTGCTGGTACTCTAGTCGCGTGCAGGTGTGCAGTATTGAGGACTGGCTCAAGAGCGCCTTCCAGAGGACCATCTGCAGCCGGCATGAGAGTCTGGTCAATGATTTCCTCTTCCAGGTGTGCGACAG GTGCCCCAACCTCGAGTCAGTCACGCTTTCAGGATGCGGCCACGTCACCGACGACTGCCTCGTGCGCCTACTGCGCTGCTGCCAGCACTTGCGTGCGCTGCGCCTGGAGAACTGCGCGCGCGTCACCAACCGCACGCTTGCTGCTGTGGCGACGCACGGGCGCGCGCTGCAGACCCTGCACGTGGACTTTTGCCGCAACGTGAGCGCGGCCGGCCTGCGCCGCCTGAGCGCCGCGTGCCCGCGCCTGGCGCTGCGAGCCGAGCACAGCGCGACGATGATCCCCGACCAGCTCCCCAGGGCGCCCGGCACTGCCCTTCGTAAGCTACTGCCGCGCTAG